TGCGTCTCAACCAGCGGTAGCGGTGTGCCGTGCGTTATGGCCTGGACCGGCTTATAGGTTAGCTCGCCCGAGTCGACGTCCTGGGCAAGTACCCAATCGCCGATTCGGACTTTCTCGATCGGCACGGTTCCCGTGACGGTCCAAACGAGCGTGCCGGGGACGAAACAGCCGTCACAGGAACTCCGTGGAGCCGGAGGAGCGAGCGGCGTAGTCACGCTGTAGGCCATCGCGGGTTGCGTAAAGCTGTAGCGAACTTGCTCGTATGTTTCTTTTGGCCCGTAATGGCTTTCGTTGTACGCCGTCCACCAATCCCACCATCCTTTAGGATCGTCATCGAAATCGGGATTACCCGTGGCAAATCGAAGGGCCGCCGCGATGCGCGCGTTGAGCGCTTGCTGTTGTGCATTTGCATTGAGCGCCGCCTGAGCCAGATTCGCATCGACTTCAGCCTGTCGTAGCGTCGCATTGATACTTGGCGTTGCGTCCGGCACGACAACCGTAGCTGTTGATCCCGGTGACCCTGGGAGCGATCGTCCCTGCTGGTAATTGGGCATGAGAGGAACTCGTGGAAGCGTCTCCGCCGTGGAAGCATAAGAACGATTCCACAGCGCTCCTTCCTGAAAGAGCTTAAGCCGCTCTTGGAAGGCGCCCCCCTCGGTCATTCCTATTTGGAAGTTGACTTCGATTAGCGTTTGCATTGCCGAGAGCAGCTGCGGCGCGTACGAGAATATGTCGCGCGCCGCCAGGGCCTTGCCGGCAGCTGAGCGAACGTCCTCATGTTTCGCAAAAATGGCAAATCGCACCAGCGAATCGGTGGCCGCTTGCTGCGGCATTTCGGCCAGCGCCGAGATCGCGGCACATCCGGCGGCCGGAGTGGCCTTGGCGAAAACAATTTCCAATGCCGGAATCGCCGCGACGTCGCGGGTTTCTTTCAACTGTTGGGCAGCCGTCTTTTGCCGCCCGGTATCACGGCTTTCCAGATCGCCGCGCAAGCGCGTCAAAACGGGCTTCCACTTTTCGAGCGCCGACTCGGTTTCCTTGGCTTGCTTTTTCAGAGCTTCGGCCGTGGCTGCCGGCATGAGCTGATGCCGATAGCGGACCAGCCCGAGCTTGTTCACGACTTCAGCGCGCTTTGCCTTCGTGGGCTGCAATTGCAAAGCATTTTGTAGGTGCAGTTTTTCTTGATCCGCGAGCCCTTGCTCCTTGCACCAACGAGCTAGCTGCAACTGACCGTCGACCGTGGCAGGTGCCTGATCGCGCAGTTCGCGATATTTGACGAATCGGCCCGACCATTCGTTTTCATGGGCCGCATCCTCGCTGTTGAGCCAGCGATCGTTCACCCGTACTTCGCCGAGTTGCCAATGCGCGGGGGCGTAGTCCGGGTCGGTAGCCAGTGCCTGGCGCAAATAGTCGGAGCGCGCCGCGTCATCCCCCGCCGCCTCGGCAAGAAGTGCCTGTTTCACGAGTGCCGCCGCGTCGTCGGATTTCTGACCCGCAGGCGATGCTTGCTTGCCGGCACTGGTTTTCTTGGTTGCGTCGGCGGCAAAGACGAAGCTCGACGAGGACGCTGCACAGATAATCCACGCGACGATAAAGAGTGTCGCTACTTGCCTTCTCATTGTCTGTCCCTCGGCCAATTTCCCGTGGCCTGCCGGGTTCCCCTGCTCCGATTCTGGCTCTGCTTCGACGAAGGTCGCTCTCTTGCTGTCGGGTCACAATCAAGGACTGGCCAGTCCTGGCACCGTGACTGTCGTCGGTCCGCGGACGTCGATGTCGTGGACCAGGATCTGCTGGTCGGTGACGAAGTAGGTGTTGAAGTCGGGCACGACCAGGTTGTGGCACGACGCTTCGCCCGTCTTTACGACGCTGTCGATCGCGAGCGTCCCCTTGGTGGTGTGCAGGCGGTCGCCGACTTTCAATTCCTTGGCCATCCGCCAGCCCGTGCCTGAGACCCAGAACAAGTGGCCGAGTGTGCAGCGGATCGTCTCTTCACCGGCGTGCATTTCAACGAGCGGAAGCACGGGGCCCTTCGTGACTTTGGCGACGGGCTTATAACCAAGCTCGCCCGACTCCACGTCTTGCGCCAGAACCAGGTCGCCCACGTGTACCTCCTCGATCGGCATCTTGCCCGTCGCGGTCCACACGATGGTACCGGGAACGAAGCAGGCGATTTTCCCACTGTCAAAATGGAATCTGGTGTCGAGACCCAAGTATTGCCGATTTGCCGACGCCGCCGGCAAGGTTGGCTGTGTAGGCGGAGTTTGTTGCTTTGGCTGATATGTTTGTGCAGTTGATCCCGTTAGTTGTGTTACCGCAGGTTGAACGGGACGGTAGATTTCGGCCGAGTAATAGGTGTAGGCCGAGCGATTGATCGCGTAGGTTTCCCGGTCGCCGGAGTAATGCGTGTCGTTGTATTCGTTCCACCAAGCCCACCAGTCTTTGGCGTCATCGTTCAGAATGTCCGCGTCGGTGGCGATCCGCAGCGTGGCACAAATCCGTTCATTCGTGAACTCGGTGCGGGCGTTCTCGGCCATCGCCGCCTGCGCGGTCGCGACGTCAGTCGCTGTCTGGTTGGCAACGCGCGCTTCGGCCACTGCGGTCTGAGGGATCACGACCGCGCCCGGCTGAAACATGAAATTTGGCATCGCGGTCAGGCCCGAGGTGTACGCCATGTTGGCGTTCTGGCCCTCGCGATAAAGTGTCAAACGATCGCCGAAAATGCCCCCTTCGCCCGCGAAGGTCTGGAAGCTGATCTCGATCGGATTGCTCAAGCCCGAGAGCAGCATCGGGACAAAACTGAACATGTCGCGAGTCTTCAGCGCCTGGGCCGCCGCTTTGCGCACTTGCTCATTCTCGGCCAGGACAGCGAACCGCACGAGCGATTCGGACGCCTTCGGTTGTGGCATCGCATCAATGGTCGAGGTCACGGCTTTGCCGGCGGTTGGGCCGGCCTTGCCGAACACGGTTTCCAGCACCGGGATGACGGCGATGTCTTTGATCTCTTTCAATTGTCGGGCCGCCTCGGCCTGCCGCCCGGTATCACGACTGTCCAAATCGTTGCGCCAGCGCGTGACGATGGGCCTCCACTTCTTCGTCACGGCTTCCAGCTCTTTATCGTGCTTCTTAATCATGTCGGCCTTGGCCGCCGGCATTAGCTGCTTTTGAAAGCGCACGAGGCCCAGCTTCTCGGTGATTTCTTTTTGCTGGGCGTGCGTCGGACGCGAGTAGAGCGCCATCTGCAAGTGCATCTTTGCCTGGTCGTCGAGCCCGGCGTTTTCGCACCAGCGAGCCAGGACCAACTGTCCGTCGACCGTGCGGCCCGTGCGTGCGCGAAGCTGGCGATATTCGTTGATTTTCGACGACCAGGCGCTGGTCGCGGCCGTGCTGTCCGCCGACAGCCATTGGTTTTCAACCTTGATTTCGCCCAATTGCCAATGGGCCGGCGCGTATTCCGGGTCAGCCGCCAGAGCCTGTTGCAGGTAGTTTGCACGCGCGTCGGTATCGCCGGCGGCTTCGGCCGTTAGCGCCTTCTCGACGAGTGCGGCGGCCTCGGATTCTCGGGGGCTTTTTTCCGCAACGCCCTTTGCAGCTGGCTCTTTTCCCTGCACCGAGGGCAGCCAGGCGGTGGAAGCAACAACGATGGCCGCGAGGCCGAGGAATCGATGCTTTACGTCTCGTCGATTTTTCATGTTCCGCTCCAGCTCTCTTGTTCTTGTTCCCTATCGCTTTGTTGAATCAAACACGCGCGTGGGTTCGCAGTCTTCACGATCAGTCGCTCACCAGTCCCGGCACCGAAGCGGTTGTGACCTGTCGCAGATTGTTGTCATGAACCAATATCCGCTGCTGGCCGACAAAGTAAGAATTGAAGTCGGCCACGACCAGGTTGTGGCACTCGGCTTCGCCTTGCTGCTCGGCACTTTCTATTTGCACGGGACCGGCCGTGGTATGCAGCCATTGGCCGGCCTTTAGCTCTTTGGCCATTTGCCAGCCGATGCCGGAAACCCAGAACGGATGCCCACGCGTGGCGCGAATGGTCTCTTTGGCCGTGCGCACTTCGATGAGCGGACTGGCCGGTCGCAGTGTGACGGCCATTACCGGTTTGTAGGCAAGCTCGCCTGTGTCAGGCTCCTGCGTCAGCACGCAATCCCCCGGCTTGATTTGCTCGATCGGCAAAGAACCGGTTGACGTCTCGACCGGTGTGCCGGCGGGGAAGCAGGAGACATATTTGATTCGCACCGGGGATGTATCAATAGAAGTTTTTTCGTAAACCTGCTTGTACGGCGATTGGTAAATCTCGTTTTCATTCAACCACCAATCCCACCATAGCTTGAAATCATCGCCAAGCTCTTTGCCGGTGGCGGTTCTTAAGGCGGTCGTAATCGAAATATTTAGGCGATTGCGATCCGCGTTCGCCGTTAGTTCCGCTTCCGCGCGCGCCGC
The genomic region above belongs to Pirellulales bacterium and contains:
- a CDS encoding polymorphic toxin-type HINT domain-containing protein, yielding MKNRRDVKHRFLGLAAIVVASTAWLPSVQGKEPAAKGVAEKSPRESEAAALVEKALTAEAAGDTDARANYLQQALAADPEYAPAHWQLGEIKVENQWLSADSTAATSAWSSKINEYRQLRARTGRTVDGQLVLARWCENAGLDDQAKMHLQMALYSRPTHAQQKEITEKLGLVRFQKQLMPAAKADMIKKHDKELEAVTKKWRPIVTRWRNDLDSRDTGRQAEAARQLKEIKDIAVIPVLETVFGKAGPTAGKAVTSTIDAMPQPKASESLVRFAVLAENEQVRKAAAQALKTRDMFSFVPMLLSGLSNPIEISFQTFAGEGGIFGDRLTLYREGQNANMAYTSGLTAMPNFMFQPGAVVIPQTAVAEARVANQTATDVATAQAAMAENARTEFTNERICATLRIATDADILNDDAKDWWAWWNEYNDTHYSGDRETYAINRSAYTYYSAEIYRPVQPAVTQLTGSTAQTYQPKQQTPPTQPTLPAASANRQYLGLDTRFHFDSGKIACFVPGTIVWTATGKMPIEEVHVGDLVLAQDVESGELGYKPVAKVTKGPVLPLVEMHAGEETIRCTLGHLFWVSGTGWRMAKELKVGDRLHTTKGTLAIDSVVKTGEASCHNLVVPDFNTYFVTDQQILVHDIDVRGPTTVTVPGLASP
- a CDS encoding polymorphic toxin-type HINT domain-containing protein yields the protein MRRQVATLFIVAWIICAASSSSFVFAADATKKTSAGKQASPAGQKSDDAAALVKQALLAEAAGDDAARSDYLRQALATDPDYAPAHWQLGEVRVNDRWLNSEDAAHENEWSGRFVKYRELRDQAPATVDGQLQLARWCKEQGLADQEKLHLQNALQLQPTKAKRAEVVNKLGLVRYRHQLMPAATAEALKKQAKETESALEKWKPVLTRLRGDLESRDTGRQKTAAQQLKETRDVAAIPALEIVFAKATPAAGCAAISALAEMPQQAATDSLVRFAIFAKHEDVRSAAGKALAARDIFSYAPQLLSAMQTLIEVNFQIGMTEGGAFQERLKLFQEGALWNRSYASTAETLPRVPLMPNYQQGRSLPGSPGSTATVVVPDATPSINATLRQAEVDANLAQAALNANAQQQALNARIAAALRFATGNPDFDDDPKGWWDWWTAYNESHYGPKETYEQVRYSFTQPAMAYSVTTPLAPPAPRSSCDGCFVPGTLVWTVTGTVPIEKVRIGDWVLAQDVDSGELTYKPVQAITHGTPLPLVETHVGQQTIRSTLGHLFWVSGTGWRMAKELKVGDRLHTTKGTLMIDSVERTGEAACHNLIIPDFNTYFITDELILVHDIDIRAATTVTVPGLVEK